In a single window of the Pseudodesulfovibrio profundus genome:
- a CDS encoding SMP-30/gluconolactonase/LRE family protein → MQYLIPLLLVLSVHVFFAVGVAFANDSVERQNHDSVSVCPAVLCDAGLIIDRRGTVYASNSQSGEVFVVAPGDEPRLLASIEGRITAMGVDRRRSVFVAVEDGRVFRVRPEGRAKLVYRLDGVPVALNVDRDGGLVVMLDTGRIQWVPFGSLVNEE, encoded by the coding sequence ATGCAGTATTTGATTCCATTATTACTTGTTTTGAGTGTGCACGTTTTTTTCGCTGTCGGCGTGGCTTTTGCAAATGATTCGGTAGAGCGTCAGAATCATGATTCAGTTTCAGTTTGTCCTGCCGTACTGTGTGATGCAGGCTTGATTATTGACAGGCGGGGAACGGTTTATGCGTCAAATAGTCAATCAGGAGAGGTGTTTGTTGTTGCTCCCGGTGATGAACCCAGGCTTTTGGCTTCCATAGAAGGGCGCATCACAGCTATGGGAGTGGACAGAAGGCGTTCAGTTTTCGTGGCAGTGGAAGATGGAAGAGTTTTCCGTGTCAGGCCCGAGGGACGGGCCAAGTTGGTTTACCGCTTGGACGGAGTGCCGGTCGCGTTGAATGTGGACAGGGATGGCGGACTGGTCGTTATGCTCGACACTGGCCGCATACAATGGGTGCCATTCGGTTCACTTGTTAATGAAGAATAG
- a CDS encoding LysR family transcriptional regulator, with protein MELRQIKYFIAVAEELHFGKAAQRCHIAQPPLSQQIKRLEEELEVKLLERTSRRVSLTPEGEEFLVRCRDIQDRLTEAVACIQDMAQGLEGMLRIGFIGPASLSQLPMAIRAFREANPNIRLDFSAKSTTEQLPVLRSDRLDIAFVRLFGHDTTGLKSMLFLREPYVLAIPDGHHFSKKDRIDIRDLEGEPLIFNQRIAQPALYRSLIGSFHKAGFMPNIVQEVNTEQSTVALVSTGLGVALVPASSARDKRSGVSFKPLDGDLPQWEITALWKAKNESVILKKFIETLKEFQEIAEEPAIWPR; from the coding sequence ATGGAACTCAGACAGATCAAATACTTCATTGCCGTTGCAGAAGAACTCCACTTCGGCAAGGCTGCACAGCGGTGCCATATAGCCCAACCCCCACTCTCTCAACAGATAAAACGACTGGAAGAAGAGCTGGAGGTCAAGCTGTTGGAGAGAACCAGTCGGCGCGTATCGCTCACGCCCGAGGGAGAAGAATTTCTGGTTCGCTGCAGGGATATTCAGGACCGCCTGACCGAAGCTGTGGCCTGCATTCAGGACATGGCACAAGGCCTGGAAGGCATGCTGCGCATAGGTTTCATCGGCCCTGCGTCGCTGAGCCAGCTTCCCATGGCGATCCGTGCATTCCGGGAGGCCAATCCCAATATTCGTCTTGATTTTTCTGCCAAGTCGACCACCGAGCAGTTGCCGGTTCTCCGCAGCGACCGTTTGGACATCGCGTTTGTGCGACTGTTCGGGCATGACACGACAGGCCTTAAGTCCATGCTGTTTCTGCGTGAACCATATGTCCTTGCCATTCCGGATGGGCACCATTTCTCGAAAAAAGACCGGATTGACATTCGCGATCTGGAGGGCGAACCGCTGATCTTCAACCAGCGAATCGCCCAACCTGCGCTGTATCGATCGCTGATAGGTTCATTCCACAAGGCGGGATTCATGCCGAACATCGTGCAGGAGGTCAACACAGAACAATCCACTGTGGCACTTGTTTCCACTGGGTTGGGTGTTGCATTGGTGCCTGCCTCCAGTGCAAGGGACAAGCGGTCTGGCGTCTCCTTCAAACCACTGGATGGTGATTTGCCACAGTGGGAAATCACGGCGCTTTGGAAAGCGAAAAATGAATCTGTGATTCTCAAGAAATTTATAGAGACACTGAAGGAATTCCAGGAGATAGCGGAAGAGCCAGCCATTTGGCCCCGATAA
- a CDS encoding substrate-binding periplasmic protein has product MPRTITQTPLFIILLGTVIFAMTPFSKSHADAPDTQKTVVVSIAAPGWPPYAILDGQKDSENRGIMLDVMHAVLERLGYGLKLESHPAKRVMMLLEDGEIDATLKAKEWVTDPDHFLWSNAILHSEDVLVSRIKSYTELETLIKHKGARVAGKLGFSYPSLQEAIEQKKIRWYTATTTENLLQMLRHGHVDAIVTNKLVVRWAVESSDEAQSTSFYYSPTPIATTPYRFAFARKEAMYPFVKLFNEELERLRKEGVIANIISKYQ; this is encoded by the coding sequence ATGCCAAGGACAATCACACAGACCCCATTGTTTATTATTCTTTTGGGGACTGTCATTTTTGCCATGACTCCCTTCTCCAAATCACATGCGGATGCTCCCGATACCCAGAAAACAGTCGTGGTTTCGATCGCAGCTCCGGGTTGGCCTCCCTATGCCATTCTCGATGGACAAAAGGACTCGGAGAACCGCGGCATCATGCTTGATGTAATGCACGCTGTCCTTGAACGGTTAGGATATGGACTCAAACTGGAAAGCCATCCTGCGAAGCGGGTAATGATGCTGCTTGAGGACGGGGAAATAGACGCCACCTTGAAAGCGAAGGAGTGGGTTACTGACCCGGACCATTTCCTCTGGAGCAATGCGATACTTCATTCCGAGGATGTTCTGGTCAGTCGCATCAAATCCTACACAGAGCTTGAAACGTTGATAAAACACAAGGGCGCAAGAGTAGCTGGCAAACTCGGCTTCTCCTACCCAAGCCTCCAAGAGGCGATAGAGCAAAAAAAGATCCGGTGGTATACGGCAACGACAACCGAGAACCTGTTACAGATGCTACGCCATGGGCATGTAGATGCGATAGTAACCAACAAACTTGTTGTGAGATGGGCTGTGGAGTCATCCGATGAAGCACAGTCGACTTCATTTTATTACTCCCCCACTCCAATAGCCACCACGCCCTATCGCTTTGCTTTTGCCAGGAAAGAAGCAATGTATCCTTTCGTGAAGCTGTTCAATGAAGAACTGGAAAGACTCAGAAAGGAAGGGGTCATCGCAAACATCATTTCAAAATATCAATAA
- a CDS encoding methyl-accepting chemotaxis protein, with translation MLHWISKSLKRTILIPIVLTISVAITGLVLYVNDSSYDMILASESSAAASQTNNIAAAMQLFIEDSQAATHALADRWEVVSALRTEEVGQAQEILSEYVSNNDNLYGAIVVNPAGRCVAGVIGDKNIVGLDLKQRGYVQAPLRGEENVISQTVMQSVTDDSLFFAISTPVFDNNGQIIGAVALLAQWESFCKTFIDPVVIGKEGYGFIIDATGRFIYHPKEKSIILEDRSSDSFVRTAIQQKNGQITYAWEGRDKILVFKEDPTTNWIVCMSAYESDLASGAIQQGYVLAGTGFGIIMLVGGIVIAFLNKFAIRPVTDGMGMAERLSSGDLISNIHSESPSELGRLIRSLGRMLHKLRDVVGSVKKSAEMVASGSEEIAASAQQMSEGSVEQAASVEEISASMELMSQNIAQNLETARKTRDIAVRTANDAQEGGEAVKKTVQAMRDIAERTSIIEDIARQTNLLALNAAIEAARAGEHGKGFAVVAAEVRKLAEHSGTAASEISELTGNSLEVAEKAGTMLEQVVKDIKHNEELVQEVAAASGEQHESAQQITTSIQHLDVVVQKNASFSEELSATSQELSSQAVQLQQAMEFFQVEHHSRRNVSVVTSRPNSLQATQPRAIGNYADDSDEFEKF, from the coding sequence ATGTTACACTGGATATCCAAAAGCCTCAAAAGAACCATATTAATCCCAATCGTCCTAACCATCTCAGTAGCCATCACCGGCCTTGTACTCTACGTCAATGACTCCTCTTACGATATGATTCTTGCCTCGGAATCGTCTGCTGCCGCATCCCAGACCAACAATATTGCCGCCGCCATGCAGCTTTTTATCGAGGACAGTCAGGCCGCCACACACGCGTTGGCCGACAGATGGGAAGTTGTCAGCGCCCTTCGCACGGAGGAAGTTGGTCAAGCCCAAGAGATCCTCTCCGAATATGTTAGCAACAATGACAACCTCTACGGTGCAATCGTTGTCAATCCGGCGGGCAGATGCGTGGCCGGTGTCATTGGAGACAAGAACATCGTCGGGCTGGACCTGAAACAGCGCGGGTATGTCCAGGCCCCCCTCCGTGGTGAGGAGAACGTGATTTCCCAAACGGTGATGCAATCCGTAACCGACGACTCCCTGTTCTTCGCGATCAGCACACCGGTATTCGACAACAATGGGCAAATCATCGGTGCGGTCGCACTGCTGGCCCAGTGGGAATCCTTTTGCAAAACATTCATCGATCCGGTGGTTATCGGCAAGGAAGGGTATGGTTTCATCATCGATGCAACCGGGCGATTCATATACCACCCCAAAGAAAAATCGATCATCCTTGAAGATCGCAGCAGCGACTCATTCGTCAGGACCGCCATTCAGCAGAAAAACGGCCAGATAACCTATGCATGGGAAGGCCGTGACAAGATTCTGGTATTCAAGGAAGACCCGACCACCAACTGGATCGTCTGCATGTCCGCCTATGAAAGCGACCTTGCATCCGGAGCCATTCAGCAAGGTTACGTGCTTGCCGGAACCGGATTCGGCATCATCATGCTGGTCGGTGGTATCGTCATCGCATTCCTGAACAAGTTCGCCATCCGACCGGTAACCGACGGGATGGGCATGGCCGAGCGCCTCTCTAGCGGTGATCTGATTTCAAATATACACAGCGAGTCCCCCAGCGAGTTGGGACGACTCATCCGTTCACTGGGCAGAATGCTTCATAAGCTACGAGATGTCGTGGGAAGTGTAAAAAAATCGGCCGAGATGGTCGCTTCCGGCAGCGAGGAGATTGCAGCATCGGCACAACAGATGAGCGAAGGGTCGGTGGAACAGGCTGCCAGCGTCGAAGAGATTTCCGCATCCATGGAACTCATGTCACAGAACATTGCCCAGAACCTGGAGACCGCACGAAAGACCCGCGACATCGCCGTCCGAACAGCCAATGATGCGCAGGAAGGTGGCGAGGCTGTCAAAAAGACCGTCCAGGCCATGCGGGATATTGCTGAACGCACATCCATCATTGAAGATATCGCACGCCAGACCAACCTTCTGGCACTGAACGCCGCCATTGAAGCCGCCCGTGCCGGAGAGCATGGCAAAGGATTTGCCGTAGTCGCAGCCGAAGTCCGAAAGCTGGCCGAGCATTCCGGCACCGCTGCATCGGAGATCAGCGAACTGACAGGCAATAGCCTTGAGGTAGCGGAAAAAGCCGGAACCATGTTGGAGCAGGTGGTTAAAGACATTAAACATAACGAGGAACTGGTGCAGGAAGTTGCCGCCGCCAGTGGCGAGCAGCACGAATCAGCCCAGCAGATCACCACCTCCATTCAACATCTCGATGTCGTAGTGCAGAAAAATGCGTCCTTTTCTGAAGAACTGTCTGCCACCTCGCAGGAGCTTTCGAGCCAGGCTGTACAATTGCAGCAGGCCATGGAGTTCTTCCAGGTCGAACACCACTCCCGACGCAATGTCTCAGTGGTCACATCAAGACCCAACTCTTTGCAGGCCACGCAACCTAGAGCGATAGGCAACTATGCGGACGACTCCGATGAGTTTGAAAAGTTCTAA
- a CDS encoding FkbM family methyltransferase, giving the protein MLKKFMQMDLPVSRKMKYSILKRVRSHDKGAFEIDFTYCGVQIPINMFDGTQRSIYLYDGDEKFMLNFLRDYYAMLPKGGVFLDIGANSGNHAIWMSQYADKVYAFEPQKRLHERLRNILRENSEVGNIEVCPFALGEENKTDYIYHISKYSGSSSIVRKPDTNVPREEISIRQGDEAIRELNPESIAAVKIDVEGYEHFVLKGIGETLEKYRPLVIFEHAEENKASYGSFEGMRELFPEGYEFYQFDRRGAYRYHNCRRGFYTVVDFDFDLPVRAVATGGNANIIACPAGTEMPKKNFTPWSFEIRK; this is encoded by the coding sequence ATGCTTAAAAAATTCATGCAGATGGATCTGCCCGTTTCGCGAAAGATGAAATACTCGATTCTCAAGCGGGTACGCTCCCACGACAAAGGTGCGTTTGAAATCGATTTCACCTACTGCGGTGTCCAGATACCAATCAATATGTTTGATGGTACTCAACGGTCTATCTATTTGTACGATGGCGATGAAAAATTCATGCTCAATTTTTTACGCGACTATTATGCCATGTTACCCAAAGGAGGCGTTTTTCTTGATATCGGCGCCAACTCCGGTAACCATGCCATCTGGATGTCGCAGTATGCCGACAAGGTGTATGCATTCGAACCTCAGAAACGCCTCCATGAACGGCTCCGTAATATTTTGAGAGAAAATAGCGAGGTGGGGAATATTGAAGTCTGTCCCTTTGCTCTGGGCGAAGAAAACAAGACGGACTATATCTACCACATAAGTAAGTATTCCGGCTCATCAAGCATCGTCAGAAAACCCGATACGAATGTTCCGCGAGAGGAGATCTCTATTCGTCAGGGGGACGAAGCGATCAGAGAGCTGAATCCCGAGTCCATTGCTGCCGTCAAGATCGATGTCGAAGGCTATGAACATTTTGTGCTGAAGGGGATCGGGGAAACGCTGGAAAAGTACCGGCCTCTGGTCATTTTCGAGCACGCCGAAGAGAACAAGGCATCCTACGGTTCCTTTGAAGGCATGCGTGAACTTTTCCCTGAAGGGTATGAGTTTTACCAGTTTGATCGTCGTGGCGCTTACCGTTACCACAACTGCCGCCGCGGTTTCTATACCGTGGTTGATTTCGACTTTGACCTGCCTGTTAGGGCTGTTGCCACCGGAGGCAATGCGAATATCATCGCCTGTCCCGCTGGTACGGAGATGCCGAAGAAGAACTTCACCCCATGGTCTTTTGAAATCAGGAAGTAG
- the pgm gene encoding phosphoglucomutase (alpha-D-glucose-1,6-bisphosphate-dependent) encodes MALHELAGQPAPQDLLVNVPRLVSAYYLTKPDPAEPGCRVSFGTSGHRGSSLDGSFNEDHILAVSQAVCEHRAAAGIDGPLFLGMDTHALSEPALASAVEVFAANGVDVRLQEGLGYTPTPVISHAILSWNAGRQSGVADGVVITPSHNPPRDGGYKYNPPAGGPAPGEVTSAIENRANEILRNGLKDVRRIPFEKALKADTTVMYDYITPYVDDLTNVVDMDLISSAGVKIGVDPMGGSGIAFWEPMAEKYGLNLTLTNTVVDPAFSFMTVDRDGKIRMDCSSPYAMASLIKLKDSYDIAFGNDPDYDRHGIVTRSSGLLNPNHYLAVAVQYLFSHRPDWSTKAAIGKTLVSSSMIDRVAADLGRHLNEVPVGFKWFVDGLVDGSCAFGGEESAGASFVRFDGSVWTTDKDGIIMNLLAAEITARTGRDPGELYKDLEEKHGSPIYERMQAPATREQKAAIASLSPDVVKADTLAGEPITAKLTHAPGNGAAIGGLKVTTENGWFAARPSGTEDIYKIYGESFKGQDHLKAIQEEAQAIVSALF; translated from the coding sequence GTGGCTTTGCATGAGTTGGCGGGTCAGCCCGCTCCCCAGGATTTGCTTGTCAATGTCCCCCGATTGGTATCGGCCTATTACCTGACAAAACCCGATCCTGCCGAGCCGGGGTGCCGGGTGTCGTTTGGGACTTCCGGGCATCGTGGGTCTTCTCTGGATGGGAGCTTCAACGAAGACCACATTCTGGCTGTATCTCAGGCCGTGTGTGAACATAGGGCTGCCGCCGGAATAGACGGGCCATTGTTTTTGGGTATGGATACTCATGCTCTCAGCGAGCCAGCACTGGCCTCGGCTGTGGAAGTCTTTGCTGCCAACGGGGTTGATGTCAGGTTGCAGGAAGGGCTTGGATACACGCCGACGCCCGTCATATCCCATGCAATCTTGAGCTGGAATGCCGGTCGTCAATCAGGGGTGGCTGACGGAGTGGTCATCACGCCGTCCCACAATCCGCCCCGTGATGGTGGGTACAAGTACAATCCCCCGGCAGGTGGTCCGGCTCCAGGTGAGGTGACCTCTGCCATTGAAAACCGAGCCAACGAAATTTTACGAAACGGGCTGAAGGATGTCCGCCGCATACCTTTTGAAAAGGCGCTCAAGGCTGACACCACTGTCATGTACGACTACATCACGCCGTATGTCGACGATCTCACCAATGTCGTGGATATGGATTTGATCAGCAGCGCCGGTGTAAAGATCGGTGTGGATCCCATGGGCGGCTCAGGCATTGCCTTTTGGGAGCCCATGGCAGAAAAGTACGGCCTGAACCTGACGCTGACCAATACGGTTGTTGATCCTGCCTTTTCATTCATGACCGTGGACAGGGACGGGAAAATCCGCATGGATTGCTCGTCCCCCTATGCCATGGCTTCGCTGATCAAGCTCAAGGATTCCTATGACATCGCGTTCGGGAATGACCCCGATTACGATCGCCACGGCATCGTCACCCGCAGCAGCGGCCTGTTGAATCCCAATCACTATCTCGCCGTTGCCGTGCAGTACCTCTTTTCTCATCGACCGGATTGGAGCACCAAGGCGGCCATCGGCAAAACCCTGGTGTCCAGCTCCATGATAGATCGCGTGGCAGCAGACCTTGGCAGACATCTCAATGAGGTGCCTGTGGGGTTCAAGTGGTTTGTGGATGGTCTGGTGGATGGTTCGTGTGCTTTCGGAGGAGAAGAGTCAGCCGGTGCGAGCTTTGTGCGGTTCGATGGGTCTGTCTGGACCACGGATAAGGACGGCATCATCATGAACCTGCTGGCCGCGGAAATAACGGCGCGGACAGGGCGTGACCCCGGTGAATTGTACAAGGATTTGGAAGAGAAACACGGTTCGCCCATATACGAGCGCATGCAGGCTCCGGCCACGCGGGAACAGAAAGCCGCCATTGCGTCGCTGTCGCCGGATGTGGTGAAGGCCGACACTCTGGCTGGTGAGCCGATCACGGCCAAGCTGACCCATGCCCCCGGCAACGGCGCTGCAATAGGGGGCCTCAAAGTGACCACGGAAAACGGCTGGTTCGCAGCTCGACCATCCGGCACCGAGGACATCTACAAAATTTACGGCGAATCCTTCAAAGGGCAGGACCATTTGAAGGCCATTCAGGAAGAAGCGCAGGCAATTGTTTCCGCCCTGTTCTAA
- a CDS encoding tetratricopeptide repeat protein, translating to MSQISAKTIREDIARARAYAKKNEYLRTLECLANALKNLVTSPIFGAEKFEIHAHLDEAMRDLNKMPMIQKLFPNGLTYQKGKEKAFYGKLIRLHKKLGEAMEKARVAKLRKRLGVLDDNLIKAEKLVKSDNQLEARKLYRKISEYFQDIEGIDSDIGNRLANFGMFPEAVEYLVKAIQVQQNDIRAHNALILCYEGMEETDKAINAIKECMRYVGSSENLYLRLAKLHLKKREWGEVFNNASAAVDRNPLNVEAKKLLKQAEPRVFAASSASPKQTSKKKTHDLNF from the coding sequence ATGTCTCAAATATCAGCAAAAACCATACGCGAAGACATTGCCCGGGCTCGTGCATATGCTAAAAAGAACGAGTACCTCAGGACACTTGAGTGCCTGGCAAACGCACTGAAAAATCTGGTTACCAGCCCCATTTTCGGAGCTGAAAAGTTCGAGATACACGCGCACCTGGATGAAGCCATGCGCGATCTCAACAAGATGCCCATGATCCAGAAGCTGTTCCCCAACGGCCTCACCTACCAGAAGGGCAAGGAAAAGGCTTTTTACGGCAAACTCATTCGCCTGCACAAGAAGCTCGGCGAAGCCATGGAGAAAGCCCGTGTTGCCAAGTTGCGAAAAAGACTGGGCGTGCTTGATGACAACCTGATCAAGGCGGAAAAACTGGTCAAGTCTGACAATCAACTGGAAGCACGGAAGCTGTATCGGAAAATTTCAGAATACTTTCAGGATATTGAAGGGATAGACTCGGATATTGGAAACCGTCTGGCAAACTTCGGCATGTTTCCCGAAGCAGTTGAATACCTTGTGAAAGCCATCCAAGTGCAGCAAAATGATATCCGCGCGCACAATGCGCTGATCCTCTGCTACGAAGGAATGGAGGAAACAGACAAGGCCATCAACGCGATCAAGGAGTGCATGCGCTACGTTGGTTCCAGCGAGAATCTCTATCTTCGCCTTGCCAAGTTGCATCTCAAGAAACGGGAATGGGGCGAGGTATTCAACAACGCTTCGGCCGCTGTTGATCGCAATCCGCTCAATGTCGAAGCAAAGAAACTGCTCAAACAGGCAGAACCGAGAGTTTTCGCCGCATCAAGTGCTTCACCCAAGCAGACAAGTAAGAAAAAGACACACGATCTGAACTTCTAA
- a CDS encoding M48 family metallopeptidase, producing MNTYLVVILASLVLSWLLGIVSNYYNKRHMVSRLPDEFRDVYDDRKYSESQEYARANMRFSSIADSISMAITIGFILLGGFNWLDQLVRSWELAPLLSGLAYIGLLSLASWTVSLPFEIYQTFVLESRFQFNNTTPWTFVVDRLKGLILTAILGGGLLAGVLYFFGSAGEWAWMWCWVLAVAFSLGITYVAPTWILPLFNTFSPLEEGELRTALEAYARKSDFELEGIFVMDGSRRTSKGNAFFTGFGKRKRIALFDTLLKEQSVEEITAVLAHEVGHSKRGHIRKQLILATIKTGAVFYLLSLFLDSKGLFDAFGMEHMSVYAGLVFFTLLYTPISMVLGVVGNYLSRKYEFEADAFAAETTNNPGAMISALKKLSANNLSNLTPHPLVVWLEYSHPPVLERVRVLKNR from the coding sequence TTGAATACCTATCTTGTCGTAATTCTTGCATCTCTTGTTTTGAGTTGGTTGTTGGGAATTGTCTCCAACTACTACAACAAACGACATATGGTTTCTCGTCTTCCCGATGAGTTTCGCGATGTCTACGATGATCGGAAGTACTCGGAATCCCAGGAATACGCCAGAGCAAATATGCGTTTTTCGTCCATTGCGGATTCAATCAGCATGGCAATAACCATTGGGTTCATCCTTCTGGGCGGTTTCAACTGGCTTGATCAACTTGTCCGCTCCTGGGAACTTGCTCCACTGTTGAGTGGACTTGCCTATATCGGCCTGTTGAGCTTAGCCAGTTGGACTGTCAGTCTGCCCTTTGAAATCTATCAGACTTTCGTTCTTGAGAGCCGCTTCCAATTCAATAATACAACGCCATGGACATTTGTCGTTGATCGACTGAAAGGATTGATTCTGACCGCAATCCTTGGCGGTGGTTTGCTGGCCGGAGTGCTTTACTTCTTTGGCAGTGCAGGCGAATGGGCCTGGATGTGGTGCTGGGTACTGGCTGTGGCATTCAGTTTGGGTATTACCTATGTTGCTCCCACCTGGATACTTCCCCTTTTCAATACCTTTTCCCCGCTTGAAGAAGGGGAGTTGCGTACAGCCCTTGAAGCCTATGCGCGAAAGTCCGATTTTGAACTGGAAGGGATATTTGTCATGGATGGATCGCGCCGGACCTCCAAGGGCAATGCGTTTTTTACTGGATTCGGTAAGCGAAAGCGAATCGCCTTGTTCGACACGTTGCTCAAGGAGCAGAGCGTGGAGGAAATAACGGCTGTTCTTGCCCATGAAGTCGGCCATTCCAAGCGGGGTCATATTCGCAAACAATTGATTCTTGCCACGATCAAGACAGGTGCCGTGTTTTATCTGTTGTCGCTTTTCCTGGACTCCAAAGGACTGTTCGATGCTTTTGGAATGGAGCACATGTCGGTCTACGCAGGACTTGTCTTTTTTACCCTGCTGTATACGCCCATTTCAATGGTTCTCGGTGTGGTCGGGAACTATCTATCGCGTAAATACGAGTTTGAAGCGGATGCCTTTGCTGCCGAGACCACAAACAATCCGGGCGCCATGATTTCCGCCCTCAAGAAGCTGTCAGCCAACAATCTTTCCAACTTGACCCCACACCCACTCGTTGTCTGGTTGGAGTACAGTCACCCTCCGGTGCTCGAACGAGTACGGGTTCTGAAAAACAGATGA